A single genomic interval of Stieleria maiorica harbors:
- the nadB gene encoding L-aspartate oxidase, with the protein MMTPRYLVPFDTRHAVHRFTDVLIIGGGLAGLRAANAVDSHQRVLVVTKDVLRESNSTYAQGGIASVLDPEDRFENHIRDTLVAGANLCDADVVNMVVREGPGRIEELVRWGTQFDLEEGELELGREGGHSHERIVHAQGDATGAEIMRAVIQRTRSLKNVCILENTFTIDLLTHGGQCRGAIVSENGGPPMMVWAKETILCTGGAGQIFRESTNPPVATADGSSLAYRAGVQLSDMEFMQFHPTVLYIAGSSRSLITEAIRGEGAYLVDSNGHRFMPDYDQRAELAPRDVVSQSIIRQMQATSHPCVYLDLSHLDGRHVVARFPGIADLCGKFGLDITSDRIPVRPGAHYMLGGVTVDRQGRTSLPGLWAAGEVTSSGLHGANRLASNSLLEGLVYGAAAGGAASRSASEGDHEMRAMEIRHPATASTESFDIDDVRISLKSLMGRLVGVQRDGEGLQKAADTIRSFAAYAMNHQFEDEAGWELQNLLTTAAIMVSSALVRTESRGVHFRSDHPTHNDDQWRRHLTVQINVDGGYPQRGPLLEPDPVPTAR; encoded by the coding sequence ATGATGACGCCGCGATATCTGGTCCCCTTTGACACCCGTCATGCGGTTCACAGATTCACCGATGTGTTGATCATCGGTGGCGGACTGGCGGGTCTGAGGGCGGCCAACGCGGTCGATTCGCACCAACGCGTTTTGGTGGTCACCAAGGATGTGTTGCGCGAATCCAACAGCACCTATGCCCAAGGCGGGATCGCCAGCGTGCTGGATCCCGAGGATCGCTTTGAAAACCACATTCGTGACACGCTGGTTGCCGGTGCAAACCTGTGCGATGCGGACGTCGTCAACATGGTCGTCCGCGAGGGGCCGGGGCGGATCGAGGAATTGGTTCGCTGGGGGACTCAGTTTGATCTCGAAGAAGGCGAATTGGAACTCGGTCGCGAAGGCGGTCATTCGCATGAACGGATCGTCCACGCCCAGGGCGATGCGACCGGTGCGGAGATCATGCGGGCGGTGATCCAGCGCACGCGTTCGCTGAAGAATGTCTGCATCTTGGAAAACACCTTCACCATCGATTTGCTGACCCACGGCGGCCAATGTCGTGGCGCGATCGTTTCCGAAAATGGCGGCCCGCCGATGATGGTTTGGGCCAAGGAAACCATCCTGTGCACCGGTGGGGCCGGCCAGATCTTTCGTGAATCGACCAACCCGCCGGTCGCCACCGCCGATGGGTCGTCGTTGGCCTATCGTGCGGGCGTTCAACTGAGCGACATGGAGTTCATGCAGTTCCATCCCACGGTGCTGTACATCGCCGGGTCTTCGCGATCATTGATCACCGAAGCGATTCGTGGCGAAGGCGCCTACCTGGTGGATTCCAACGGCCACCGATTCATGCCGGACTATGACCAGCGGGCCGAGTTGGCGCCGCGGGACGTCGTCAGTCAATCGATCATTCGACAGATGCAGGCGACCTCGCATCCCTGTGTTTACCTGGATCTGTCGCATCTGGACGGACGACACGTCGTGGCCCGCTTTCCCGGCATCGCCGACCTTTGCGGCAAGTTCGGCTTAGACATCACCAGTGATCGAATCCCGGTCCGTCCCGGTGCACACTACATGCTCGGCGGCGTCACGGTGGACCGGCAAGGCCGCACCAGTTTGCCGGGGCTGTGGGCGGCCGGCGAAGTCACCAGCAGCGGATTGCATGGCGCGAATCGACTGGCCAGCAACAGTTTGTTGGAGGGCTTGGTCTATGGCGCCGCGGCCGGCGGGGCCGCATCGAGGTCGGCCAGCGAGGGCGACCACGAAATGCGTGCGATGGAAATCCGCCATCCCGCGACCGCGTCCACCGAGTCGTTCGACATCGACGACGTGCGGATCTCGCTGAAAAGTCTGATGGGACGACTGGTCGGAGTCCAGCGTGACGGCGAAGGGTTGCAAAAAGCCGCGGACACGATTCGCTCGTTCGCCGCTTATGCGATGAACCACCAATTCGAAGACGAAGCCGGCTGGGAACTGCAAAACCTGCTGACGACTGCCGCCATCATGGTCTCCTCGGCCCTGGTGCGTACGGAATCACGCGGTGTGCATTTCCGCAGCGATCATCCGACTCATAACGATGACCAGTGGCGGCGTCATCTGACGGTCCAAATCAACGTCGACGGCGGCTACCCCCAACGCGGCCCGCTGCTGGAACCCGATCCGGTCCCGACGGCAAGGTGA
- a CDS encoding sensor histidine kinase, translating to MTGNGVPEDSASPSSGLTAAQITAAQITAAQIIDLERAQIGHDLHDLLIPLIFAASANLQAALRSSGENPFSAEDVPGLLERIAKSDDWLQQALALSRNLLTQIYPPELSNLSWLAAAKDTAARIGGDDCEITWTIDPASPVCDPNWDRDLATTAYRVMIEALRNAIRHGNAKSILITCTPDQMEIVDDGAGFAPESIDPSRFGIRSMKGRAMLVGKTVAIRSAPGGPTTVTMTL from the coding sequence GTGACAGGTAACGGCGTCCCGGAGGATTCCGCATCGCCATCCTCGGGTTTGACCGCGGCCCAGATCACCGCGGCCCAGATCACCGCGGCCCAGATCATTGACCTGGAACGCGCCCAGATCGGTCACGACTTGCATGATCTGCTGATCCCGCTGATCTTTGCCGCGTCGGCCAACCTACAAGCCGCGCTGCGGTCATCCGGCGAGAACCCCTTCAGCGCCGAGGATGTCCCGGGGCTGCTCGAGAGGATCGCCAAGTCGGACGATTGGTTGCAGCAAGCGCTCGCGCTCAGTCGCAACCTGCTGACGCAGATCTATCCGCCCGAGTTGAGCAATCTGTCGTGGCTGGCCGCGGCCAAAGACACCGCGGCGCGCATCGGTGGCGATGACTGCGAGATCACCTGGACGATCGACCCGGCCAGTCCGGTCTGCGATCCGAACTGGGACCGCGACTTGGCAACGACCGCCTATCGGGTCATGATCGAAGCGTTGCGAAACGCGATCCGTCACGGCAATGCGAAATCGATCCTCATTACTTGCACGCCCGATCAGATGGAGATCGTCGACGACGGAGCCGGGTTCGCCCCCGAATCGATCGATCCGAGCCGTTTCGGGATCCGGTCCATGAAAGGCCGTGCGATGCTGGTCGGAAAGACCGTGGCGATCCGATCCGCCCCCGGCGGCCCGACCACGGTCACGATGACGCTGTAG
- a CDS encoding STAS domain-containing protein, with amino-acid sequence MSATTTENNGEILVVGFMDSKILDSQRIEQVGRELQDAVPQAIHKKLLLNFRGVSFMSSAMITKLVMLNKSCKAQGVALKFCEVSPNVLEVFKITKLNKLFDIQGSEDKAIASFEKKGWFG; translated from the coding sequence ATGTCGGCCACCACTACGGAAAACAACGGTGAAATCTTGGTTGTCGGATTCATGGACAGCAAGATTCTGGACAGCCAGCGGATCGAACAAGTCGGTCGCGAGCTGCAAGACGCCGTTCCTCAAGCCATCCACAAAAAGTTGTTGCTGAACTTTCGTGGCGTCTCCTTCATGTCCTCGGCGATGATCACCAAACTGGTGATGCTGAACAAAAGCTGCAAAGCTCAAGGGGTGGCACTGAAGTTCTGTGAAGTGTCCCCGAACGTCCTGGAAGTGTTCAAGATCACGAAACTGAACAAACTGTTCGACATCCAAGGCAGCGAAGACAAGGCGATCGCGAGCTTCGAAAAGAAAGGTTGGTTCGGTTGA